A stretch of the Lactuca sativa cultivar Salinas chromosome 9, Lsat_Salinas_v11, whole genome shotgun sequence genome encodes the following:
- the LOC111893403 gene encoding dol-P-Man:Man(6)GlcNAc(2)-PP-Dol alpha-1,2-mannosyltransferase: MAALPTRRRRPSEYDRLLPSTSADADGYTKVDKPAEKPGVEVDKGLSWTFPIFALGILRYLSATTNIVHDCDEVFNYWEPLHFLLYKSGFQTWEYSSQFALRSYLYILFHYMVGWPASQMYNWLDEEKVRVFYAVRIFLGLLSVISEAALVVALSRKYGKRLACYTLSLLCLTSGCFFASTSFLPSSFSMYAISLSSALFLFGMNAMAVAVAATGVILGWPFSVLAFLPVTVYSLLRKFKRAFISGAFMSITLLIISVVVDYHYYGKWTSSVMNLLVYNVLGGGESHLYGTEGALFYLKNGFNNFNFALVFAMMFVVLLPFTKKKFAPDMVIVVSPVYIWMAFMSLQPHKEERFLYPIYPLICVAAAAVIESIPDFFFDRYRTEQSFLHNMAKYLRPLLIGLILCVSHSRTFSIINGYAAPLEIYKHFQHHDDAGTGAIVCVGSEWHRFPSSFFIPDYVGEVRWIDDGFNGLLPFPFNSTLGGTTASPPYFNNKNKASHNQFLQDVEKCDFLVELQLQRPFPSRGSDLSKWEVVAALPYLDRELSPALHRSFFIPYVWEEKNVFGMYKLLKRHK; this comes from the exons ATGGCAGCACTTCCAACAAGGAGAAGACGTCCGTCGGAATACGATCGTTTGTTGCCTTCAACATCGGCCGATGCGGATGGTTATACGAAGGTAGACAAGCCAGCGGAGAAACCAGGGGTTGAGGTGGATAAAGGTCTGTCATGGACATTTCCTATATTTGCCCTAGGGATATTAAGGTATTTGAGTGCAACTACGAATATCGTTCATGACTGTGATGAAGTGTTCAATTATTGGGAGCCTCTTCATTTCCTCCTTTACAAATCAGGTTTTCAGACTTGGGAGTACAG TTCTCAGTTTGCATTGCGTTCATACCTCTACATTCTGTTCCATTACATGGTGGGTTGGCCAGCTTCACAGATGTATAATTGGCTTGATGAGGAAAAA GTAAGAGTATTCTATGCTGTGAGAATCTTTCTTGGCCTTCTTTCTGTCATATCTGAAGCTGCTTTAGTAGTAGCACTTTCCAGAAAGTATGGGAAACGCCTTGCTTGTTACACACTCTCCCTTTTATGCTTAACAAGTGGTTGCTTTTTTGCTAGCACAA GTTTTTTGCCAAGTTCTTTTTCTATGTATGCAATTTCTCTCTCTTCAGCATTGTTTCTTTTTGGGATGAATGCCATGGCTGTTGCTGTTGCAGCAACTGGAGTTATTCTTGGTTGGCCATTTTCAGTCCTTGCTTTTCTTCCAGTAACAGTCTACTCTCTACTTCGAAAATTCAAAAGGGCGTTTATATCAGGGGCGTTTATGTCAATTACACTTTTG aTAATTTCAGTAGTTGTGGATTATCATTACTATGGGAAATGGACATCTTCTGTTATGAATCTGTTGGTGTATAATGTTTTAGGAGGTGGAGAGAGTCATTTATATGGAACTGAAGGGGCTTTattttacttgaagaatggatttaATAACTTCAATTTTGCTCTTGTTTTTGCAATGATGTTTGTGGTTCTTCTGCCATTTACAAAGAAGAAATTCGCCCCTGATATGGTGATTGTTGTCTCTCCTGTTTATATTTGGATGGCTTTCATGTCTCTACAACCCCACAAAGAAGAAAG GTTTCTTTATCCTATATACCCTCTTATATGTGTTGCGGCTGCAGCTGTTATTGAGAGTATTCCTGATTTCTTTTTTGATCGTTATAGAACTGAACAATCTTTTCTCCACAAc ATGGCTAAATACTTGAGACCATTACTTATTGGTCTGATTCTATGTGTTTCTCACTCTAGAACATTCTCTATCATAAATGGTTATGCTGCTCCTTTAGagatttacaaacactttcaacatCATGATGATGCTGGAACAG GTGCGATTGTGTGTGTGGGAAGTGAGTGGCATCGATTTCCGTCGTCGTTTTTTATCCCGGATTACGTGGGTGAAGTTAGGTGGATTGATGATGGCTTCAATGGGCTTCTTCCTTTCCCTTTTAATTCAACTTTAGGTGGAACCACAGCATCACCTCCATAtttcaataataaaaacaaaGCATCACATAATCAATTC cttcaagatgtcGAAAAATGTGATTTCCTTGTTGAGCTTCAACTCCAACGACCCTTTCCTTCTCGTGGAAgcgacttatccaaatgggag GTGGTGGCTGCGTTACCATATTTGGATAGGGAACTATCACCGGCTTTACACAGATCGTTTTTCATACCGTATGTGTGGGAGGAGAAAAATGTGTTTGGGATGTATAAGTTGTTGAAGagacataaataa
- the LOC111893411 gene encoding phosphoenolpyruvate carboxylase 2, with product MATRNLEKLASIDAQLRLLVPGKVSEDDKLIEYDALLLDKFLDILQDLHGEGLKETVQECYELSAEYEGKHDPKKLEELGSVLTSLDPGDSIVIAKAFSHMLNLANLAEEVQIAYRRRIKLKKGDFGDEANATTESDIEETFKKLVHKLKKSPQEVFDALKNQTVDLVFTAHPTQSVRRSLLQKHGRIRDCLAQLYAKDITPDDKLELDEALHREIQAAFRTDEIKRTPPTPQDEMRAGMSYFHETIWKGVPKFLRRVDTALKNIGINERVPYNAPLIQFSSWMGGDRDGNPRVTPEVTRDVCLLARMMAANMYFSQIEDLMFEMSMWRCSDELRVRAEQLHRSSSKRDVKHYIEFWKQVPPTEPYRVILGDVRDKLYNTRERSRHLLAHDVSDIPEELVYTNVEQFLEPLELCYRSLCACGDRVIADGSLLDFLRQVSTFGLSLVRLDIRQESDRHTDVLEAITQHLGIGSYRDWSEAKRQEWLLSELSGKRPLFGKDLPKTEEISDVLDTFHVIAELPSDCFGAYIISMATSPSDVLAVELLQRECHVRHPLRVVPLFEKLADLDAAPAAVARLFEIEWYRNRIDGKQEVMIGYSDSGKDAGRLSAAWQLYKAQEELINVAKKYGVKLTMFHGRGGTVGRGGGPTHLAILSQPAGTIHGSLRVTVQGEVIEQSFGEEHLCFRTLQRFCAATLEHGMNPPVSPRPEWRALMDEIAVHATEQYRSIVFQEPRFVEYFRLATPELEYGRMNIGSRPSKRKPSGGIESLRAIPWIFAWTQTRFHLPVWLGFGAAFKYAIEKDIKNLHMLQEMYKTWPFFRVTIDLVEMVFAKGDPGIAALNDKLLVSEDLWSFGESLRANYEETKNLLLRIAGHKDLLEGDPYLRQRLRLRDSYITTLNVCQAYTLKRIRDPNYHVTLRPHISKEYAEPSKPADEYIKLNPKSEYAPGLEDTLILTMKGIAAGMQNTG from the exons atggCGACTCGGAATTTGGAGAAATTGGCGTCCATCGATGCGCAATTGAGGCTTTTAGTTCCCGGAAAAGTCTCGGAGGATGATAAACTTATCGAGTACGATGCTTTGCTTCTGGATAAGTTTCTTGATATTCTTCAGGATTTGCATGGAGAGGGTCTCAAAGAAACG GTGCAAGAATGTTATGAGCTTTCCGCTGAGTATGAAGGAAAGCATGACCCTAAGAAGCTAGAAGAGCTTGGAAGTGTATTAACAAGTTTAGATCCAGGGGACTCCATCGTCATTGCTAAAGCTTTCTCTCACATGCTTAACTTAGCCAATCTAGCTGAAGAGGTTCAAATTGCTTATCGTAGGAGAATCAAGCTGAAAAAGGGTGATTTTGGTGATGAAGCCAATGCAACAACTGAATCCGatattgaagaaactttcaaaaaACTTGTACACAAACTCAAAAAATCCCCTCAAGAAGTCTTTGATGCCCTCAAGAACCAAACCGTTGACCTAGTCTTCACTGCTCACCCAACTCAATCTGTCCGCAGATCTTTACTTCAAAAACATGGAAG GATTCGTGATTGTCTTGCTCAGTTATACGCGAAGGACATAACTCCTGATGATAAGCTTGAATTGGACGAGGCTTTGCATAGAGAA ATTCAAGCGGCTTTTCGCACTGATGAGATTAAACGAACTCCACCAACTCCACAAGATGAAATGAGAGCTGGAATGAGTTACTTCCATGAAACAATCTGGAAAGGTGTTCCTAAATTTTTACGACGTGTCGACACTGCTCTTAAAAACATTGGAATTAACGAACGTGTTCCCTATAATGCCCCTCTCATACAGTTTTCTTCCTGGATGGGTGGCGATCGTgatg gTAATCCAAGGGTAACTCCTGAAGTTACAAGAGATGTTTGCTTACTTGCAAGAATGATGGCTGCAAACATGTACTTTTCCCAGATAGAGGATCTAATGTTTGAG ATGTCAATGTGGCGTTGTAGCGATGAACTCCGTGTTCGAGCTGAACAACTCCATAGATCATCGTCTAAAAGAGACGTCAAACACTATATCG AATTCTGGAAACAAGTTCCTCCCACTGAACCATATCGTGTGATTCTCGGTGACGTGAGAGACAAGTTATACAACACAAGAGAAAGATCCCGTCATTTGTTAGCTCATGACGTCTCAGACATTCCAGAAGAATTGGTTTACACTAATGTCGAACAG TTTTTGGAACCACTCGAGTTATGCTACAGATCACTATGTGCATGTGGTGATCGTGTAATTGCTGACGGCAGCCTTCTTGATTTCTTACGTCAAGTTTCCACTTTCGGACTTTCACTTGTACGACTGGATATCCGACAAGAATCCGACAGGCATACCGACGTTCTAGAAGCAATCACACAACATTTAGGAATCGGGTCTTATCGTGATTGGTCCGAAGCAAAACGACAAGAATGGCTTCTTTCTGAACTTAGTGGCAAACGCCCCTTATTCGGTAAAGACCTTCCAAAAACCGAAGAAATTTCAGACGTTTTGGATACATTCCACGTCATCGCAGAACTCCCATCTGATTGCTTCGGTGCTTACATCATCTCCATGGCCACGTCACCTTCAGATGTTTTAGCGGTTGAGTTGCTCCAACGTGAATGCCACGTCAGACACCCGTTACGCGTGGTCCCGCTTTTCGAAAAACTCGCTGACCTGGATGCCGCCCCCGCGGCGGTCGCCCGGCTTTTTGAAATCGAGTGGTACCGGAATCGGATTGACGGGAAACAAGAAGTCATGATCGGATATTCCGACTCTGGTAAAGATGCCGGGCGGCTTTCAGCTGCTTGGCAACTTTACAAAGCTCAAGAGGAGCTTATAAATGTTGCGAAAAAATATGGGGTCAAGTTGACAATGTTTCACGGGCGAGGCGGGACGGTCGGGCGGGGCGGTGGCCCGACCCATCTCGCTATACTCTCGCAACCGGCCGGAACGATCCACGGGTCGCTCCGGGTTACAGTTCAGGGTGAGGTTATCGAGCAGTCGTTTGGTGAAGAACATTTGTGTTTTCGAACACTTCAGAGATTCTGCGCGGCTACACTCGAGCACGGGATGAACCCCCCGGTTTCACCCCGGCCTGAGTGGCGCGCACTGATGGACGAGATCGCGGTTCACGCAACCGAGCAGTATCGCTCGATTGTGTTTCAAGAACCGCGTTTCGTCGAGTATTTCCGACTC GCAACACCGGAATTGGAATACGGGCGGATGAACATCGGGAGCCGTCCGTCGAAGCGAAAGCCGAGCGGCGGAATAGAATCGCTCAGAGCGATTCCGTGGATCTTCGCGTGGACTCAAACGCGGTTCCATCTCCCAGTCTGGCTGGGATTTGGAGCCGCGTTTAAATACGCGATTGAAAAAGACATCAAGAATCTTCACATGCTACAAGAAATGTATAAAACATGGCCTTTTTTTAGAGTCACAATCGATTTAGTCGAAATGGTGTTTGCAAAAGGTGACCCCGGAATTGCAGCTTTGAATGACAAGCTCCTTGTGTCCGAAGACTTATGGTCGTTTGGTGAATCACTAAGAGCAAATTACGAGGAAACCAAAAATCTCCTCCTTCGG aTTGCGGGGCATAAGGATTTACTTGAGGGGGATCCGTATTTGAGACAAAGGCTGCGTTTACGTGATTCATATATCACCACATTAAATGTGTGTCAAGCGTATACATTAAAAAGAATTCGTGACCCTAACTACCACGTGACATTGAGGCCCCATATTTCAAAAGAGTATGCCGAGCCAAGTAAACCGGCTGATGAGTATATAAAGCTGAACCCGAAGAGTGAGTATGCGCCCGGTTTGGAGGATACGCTTATTTTGACCATGAAGGGAATTGCAGCTGGAATGCAAAATACCGGTTAA